The genome window CTTTACAGTTTTACGTTCTAGTTGAACCTCaatatcatcaattttcaattttttcttttcaagTGCATCAGTTTGacttttttgattttcaaaatctacAACAGCAAAATTATCAGCACTTGTAATCTTCATAATATTACCGAATTCTTTctctaatattttctttaatctATCTTCGTTTATACCAGTGGTACCACGGATATAGATGGGGAAAAATCCATCCTTATTTACAGTGCTAAATACCTGTTTCTTTTTCGTAGCTTTGTTGGAAGAGTTTTCCTTTTTGCTGTTATCAGATAGTGTGCTTTTCTCCAGATTTTTGGATTGACTTTCCTCATTTGAAGTCTTGGTAGCAGGTACTTGATTAGGTTTTTGTGCAACTGAGGACAATTTAGAGGCCCATGACATTTTGGTTGTTGACTGTTCTGTAACCTGTTTATCTACTTTACTTGAATCAACATTTTCATCACTTTTATCGTTTTGTTGGTTTTTATCGTCCATTTCTGGAGCTTGTTTCTCAGATACTGGCTCAACTGTTGATGTGttaactttattttcttttggttTCCCAATCCCGGTATTGCCTTCTAACTCCTTAGGTCCATCATCGGAATTATCAACAGGGGTATTTTCTTGTTGTTTAATAACATATTTCTCTAAACTATCTGGGATGAATCTAATAATGTCATTAGtgatatcaaaaatattcttattttcCTGACTACGTTGTAGAACAAAAGCTTGACAAAATTTATATGTTGGCGTGCCGGTCCAAAACAATTCACCGGTAGttagaataataatattcgATTGCGATTGACCAGTTGCTTGCATATCACAAGAATCCAATCTGACTTTCAAATCACaaacttttttattattccTTGTGAAGAATTTgcttatattttctttaccGGTTAATTTAACAGTCTCAACGGTATCACTATTTTCATCTAAATTGACCTGGTAATTAATATGAGTTAATTCAGCAGTATTAGAATACAATGCAGAGACCTTTGAAGGATCTTTTTTCATGCGTTCATAATAAATGTTTAAAAATGCAAAACCAATTTCATTCACACTAGTAGCCATGATCAGTTTATTTCAGTTGTAGTTTTTCACCTTccaatttataatatatgttATGTAAATGTAATATGTATATGGGaaaattaatgattaaaaattagattgattgatgatgatgttaTCCCACTATgcaaatgattttttaaataaaaaagcaaaaaaaattataattgtaacaaattttaatatagaAAAATATGACGATTACTTTTAATGCTATTCTTTCTTGATCTTGATCTTTATTCTTattctctttctctttgaattaataataaaattatagaaAAAGTATATCAACTAGTATAGCATCAGCTTTaaattttagattttttttttattgttatacTTTTTCTATGGAAATATAACTTAATAATGCGACCAATTCGCAAACTAGAGTAATATAATTCCTAAAATTAACAATCTCGATATAACATCAATCAATCAACCGTGaactaaataaaattaattccTTGTTAACTGTAGAAAAGACCTCAAACCTTGttacaatttcaaattttttgtCAATTTTAATGGATATTTTCCCATTTCGAAAAccaaattattgaaaaaaaaaataaacaaactTTGTTGGTAACAAAATATGGATGTTACCGCAACAAATTTAGTTTCTACTACGATGGTGAAACGATGGGGAGGGTAAGTTGGAAAAGATAGTGCAACAGAGAGATGGGTAAGATGTACGGTGGGTGTACGGCTCATAGTTGAACCAAGGTGCATGCCTAACCATTACCTTGGTATCTGGCCATGGTTCGTTGATATATGAGTGTAATTTAagaaatatacatatacatacatacatacatatactTTAATTGTatgaaatttatttatgtCAAATGTGATGTGTAATGCTACAAACATTAAGAATCGTTCAAGATTCCAAATATTAGGTTCTTATAATGTGAAAACTCTAATCCGTTTGGTAATTTCTTCATGGACATATTACTTAATTGTGAAAACACTAATGATGTCAATAAACTGTTGCCACCTGTTGTGGTGAAAATAGGGAAACGTGGAATACCCAATTCCTCTGCTAAGGATGTCAAGGAGAGTTGGTTTTGTTGTTGTGgctgctgttgctgttgttgtgGCTGTTGTGATAGTTTTAATTGCTCTTTGAAAtcatcaataattttgtatATCAGATTTAGATCGTAAAAATTCGgaagatatttattaacCTTCCATTCGAAATCTTTGGTATTATTTGGCATCATGtcattcattaataaatggATCAAAAATCCAAAATCATAAGCTGCATGGAATGCAATCCATGTGACGTTCTTTTCCAAGACTAATCCAGAATCCATTAATAACTGtgcaaattcaaaaacttcGATACCATTGTTTTTATGGTTCTCAAAGTTTATTCCAgatttcttcaataaatcAAGAGAATCTGCGCTGACAATTTCATCCTCTATGCTAAACTTAAAATTAAACTGCCAACTTGAAGGACCGTTATCTGGTTTCTTACCATTGGCATCACATATAGAAATACCAATTTGAATCGGATTTAAGAAATCAACATTCGATCTCATAGTTTGATAATGGTAATCAGTTTTAGATCTGAAATTACCAATTGGTCTAGCTAACGTACCAGCAAATTCTGTACTGATCGAAACTCGGTTGTAATGTTGAATTAAATTTCTCAAATTCGAGAATTCGGAATGCAAATTACCATTCCACACATCACGAATAAATAAGTGATTTGGCGGAGGTAGAAGATTATTTCTATAATTGTTAATGTTTGAAGGAACGCTGTTGGCATTTGAAATGTCTGCtctatttaaatttaaattggcattattgatattaacaTGGGCATTGCTAGGAGTTCCAACATTCATATGTAATAATTCAGCAGGCtgctgctgttgttgttgttggCCATTCATTATCATCGATGGAATACTTCTCTGTAAAACATTCATACCTGGCGGCATATTTTggttattattgttaatatttaaaggttGTTGTGCTTGTGCTTGAGATAAAGCCTGTGCTTGTGCCTGTGCTTGTATATTTTGTGattgctgctgctgctgctgctgcaAAACTTGTAATTTCTGCTTCATTACCAAACTGTTTAACATGTTTTGGTTATTGTTCTTATTTGggttaatattattattatttgccCCAGGGTTCATgttcatcaaattcataCCTGCGGGCAACACTTGATTTGGTTGCTGTTGATTAATCAATCTGGCTTGATTGATCTGAGGTGAGAACATTTGATTATTTGGAGCctgctgttgttgttgctggTTAAACATTTGTTCATTGCCGCCAGGAAATAAAGGAAGCTGAGGATTTATCGATTGCATATTATCTAGTCAAAAAAATGGTACGTTCTTGTTTTTCTGCTATTTTTTCACTTCTTAACTCGCAGTCACAAAACTTTAACTtggataaatatatctttaacttggataaatatatctttaacttggataaatatatctttaacttggataaatatatctttatcGAATTATTACATTCTCTATTGTCTGAAACATAATACCTTTCAATTCCTtataaatctttaaatatttaaacacTTACACAATATTTTAGATTATCAGattgtttaaaatatttaaatcatgATAAATaggaaagaaaaaatgagAAGAGCGCGGTTCGTAACAAATGAGTAAGACACAGGGTAATTAAAAGTATGCAAGATAATTCACTACCTCTAAGAAAGCCATCGTTTTAATGTTAGATAAATAAGCAAGCGTATACTCTTCTTTTTAACTAACTCAA of Tetrapisispora phaffii CBS 4417 chromosome 13, complete genome contains these proteins:
- the POP2 gene encoding CCR4-NOT core DEDD family RNase subunit POP2 (similar to Saccharomyces cerevisiae POP2 (YNR052C); ancestral locus Anc_6.379) codes for the protein MQSINPQLPLFPGGNEQMFNQQQQQQAPNNQMFSPQINQARLINQQQPNQVLPAGMNLMNMNPGANNNNINPNKNNNQNMLNSLVMKQKLQVLQQQQQQQSQNIQAQAQAQALSQAQAQQPLNINNNNQNMPPGMNVLQRSIPSMIMNGQQQQQQQPAELLHMNVGTPSNAHVNINNANLNLNRADISNANSVPSNINNYRNNLLPPPNHLFIRDVWNGNLHSEFSNLRNLIQHYNRVSISTEFAGTLARPIGNFRSKTDYHYQTMRSNVDFLNPIQIGISICDANGKKPDNGPSSWQFNFKFSIEDEIVSADSLDLLKKSGINFENHKNNGIEVFEFAQLLMDSGLVLEKNVTWIAFHAAYDFGFLIHLLMNDMMPNNTKDFEWKVNKYLPNFYDLNLIYKIIDDFKEQLKLSQQPQQQQQQPQQQNQLSLTSLAEELGIPRFPIFTTTGGNSLLTSLVFSQLSNMSMKKLPNGLEFSHYKNLIFGILNDS
- the BRE5 gene encoding Bre5p (similar to Saccharomyces cerevisiae BRE5 (YNR051C); ancestral locus Anc_6.378), with amino-acid sequence MATSVNEIGFAFLNIYYERMKKDPSKVSALYSNTAELTHINYQVNLDENSDTVETVKLTGKENISKFFTRNNKKVCDLKVRLDSCDMQATGQSQSNIIILTTGELFWTGTPTYKFCQAFVLQRSQENKNIFDITNDIIRFIPDSLEKYVIKQQENTPVDNSDDGPKELEGNTGIGKPKENKVNTSTVEPVSEKQAPEMDDKNQQNDKSDENVDSSKVDKQVTEQSTTKMSWASKLSSVAQKPNQVPATKTSNEESQSKNLEKSTLSDNSKKENSSNKATKKKQVFSTVNKDGFFPIYIRGTTGINEDRLKKILEKEFGNIMKITSADNFAVVDFENQKSQTDALEKKKLKIDDIEVQLERKTVKRVTSTTPSPGSMNSNSNGNANNTNNISGNNNTSSNNAANNTNANANANARQAKKHHSKKRDQ